The nucleotide window GGAAGAGTTCGAGACCCTGTCGGCCCGGCACGATTTCAAGCAGTGGCTGACGCTGCCCATCAACGGAGACGCGTTTCCGCATCTCAAGCAGCTTCAGGAGACTCTGGAAAAGCTCGCCTACCAGACGGATCACGACGCCCTGACGGGGCTGGCCAACCGCAGGGCCTTCGATCGCATCCTGGACATCGAGATCGAACGCTCCAAGCGCACCAGGACCCCGCTTTCCCTGGCCATTCTGGATCTGGACAACTTCAAATACGTCAACGACACCTTTGGTCATCCCAAGGGCGACGAAGTGCTGATCCGTTTCGCCAAGCAGTTGCAGGCGTCCACCCGCCGTTACGATCTGGCCGCCCGGTTCGGCGGCGAGGAGTTCGCCCTGATCATGGCCGGTTCCGGCGTGGTCAAGGCCCAGCGCCTCCTGGACCGGCTGCTCGGCGAGTTC belongs to Pseudodesulfovibrio portus and includes:
- a CDS encoding GGDEF domain-containing protein; the encoded protein is MPKDKNSTFPENELASELSVLQQELSEFSKGNKDVDPADAVWVFRLFQGVTPEEFETLSARHDFKQWLTLPINGDAFPHLKQLQETLEKLAYQTDHDALTGLANRRAFDRILDIEIERSKRTRTPLSLAILDLDNFKYVNDTFGHPKGDEVLIRFAKQLQASTRRYDLAARFGGEEFALIMAGSGVVKAQRLLDRLLGEFRAMEFGTPEGGEMFSVTCSAGLTCYKGGAPMTGEALVKLADDALYEAKAAGKDQVKVSKLSFVDNVPNDTLVQANEKQFLFGGK